In Chroogloeocystis siderophila 5.2 s.c.1, one DNA window encodes the following:
- a CDS encoding GNAT family N-acetyltransferase, with product MTSQFEYDIISNAEDEQRLGKILQQCFNSPPDSIKTYLQRVGRENFRSIRHSNQIIGGLVILPQGQWFGAECVPMGGIQAVGIAPEYRGSGAALELMQQTVKELYAQGIAISTLYPATQRLYRQAGYEQGGSLCTWEMPTQSIMMRDRTLPMQAVALDCHKFYNLHQQQAKSTNGYLQSHQSIWQEIVELSTYAYLIGDRPEGYLLFKQQEVNNSSCLVIRDLVLLTAGAVQRFWTFISDHRSQVEKVRWRASPNNFLTLVLPEQTAKLANLEHWMVRIVDVMKALEKRGYPQELITELHLEVRDDLIVENNDKFILKVAQGRGEVVRGGKGELKLDVRGLSPLYTGLFTPQQLQLVGWLEATETALSIATQIFVSSSPWMSDFF from the coding sequence ATGACGTCTCAGTTTGAATATGACATCATCTCTAACGCTGAAGACGAGCAAAGACTAGGAAAAATCTTACAGCAGTGCTTCAACTCTCCACCCGACAGCATCAAAACTTACCTTCAACGTGTTGGTAGAGAAAACTTCCGCAGCATCCGTCATTCAAACCAAATTATTGGTGGTTTAGTGATTCTTCCCCAAGGACAATGGTTTGGGGCTGAGTGTGTCCCCATGGGAGGAATTCAAGCAGTGGGTATAGCCCCAGAATATCGCGGTTCTGGTGCAGCATTAGAATTAATGCAACAAACTGTCAAAGAACTCTATGCGCAGGGTATAGCAATTTCTACGCTGTATCCTGCAACGCAACGATTGTATCGCCAAGCCGGATACGAACAAGGTGGAAGCCTTTGCACTTGGGAAATGCCAACACAGAGTATTATGATGCGCGATCGCACACTACCAATGCAAGCTGTCGCCCTTGATTGTCATAAATTCTATAATCTTCATCAGCAACAAGCAAAATCAACAAATGGTTATTTGCAAAGTCATCAATCGATTTGGCAAGAGATCGTTGAATTATCTACTTATGCTTATCTGATTGGCGATCGACCTGAAGGTTATCTACTGTTTAAACAACAGGAAGTTAATAATAGCAGTTGTCTTGTAATCCGCGATCTTGTCTTGCTTACTGCAGGCGCAGTGCAGCGTTTCTGGACATTTATTAGCGATCACCGTTCGCAAGTTGAAAAAGTACGATGGAGGGCTTCTCCTAACAATTTCTTAACGCTAGTTTTGCCGGAACAAACTGCTAAATTAGCAAACTTAGAGCATTGGATGGTGCGAATCGTAGATGTTATGAAAGCTTTAGAGAAACGTGGTTATCCACAAGAATTAATCACCGAATTACATTTGGAAGTTCGTGATGACTTGATTGTAGAAAATAACGACAAATTCATTTTAAAAGTAGCACAAGGACGCGGTGAAGTAGTACGAGGAGGAAAAGGAGAATTAAAGCTTGATGTCAGAGGATTATCTCCCCTATACACAGGATTATTTACACCACAGCAATTGCAACTTGTAGGATGGTTAGAAGCTACAGAAACAGCTTTATCAATAGCAACACAGATTTTTGTTAGTTCTTCACCTTGGATGTCAGACTTCTTTTGA
- a CDS encoding SulP family inorganic anion transporter: protein MNGTLLRREWFFNTRQDIMAGTVVGLALIPEAIAFSIIAGVDPKVGLYASFIIAVMTAFLGGRPGSISAATGAMALLMIDLVRDHGLQYLFAATLLTGALQVVFGVLKLGRQMRYIPRAVMIGYINALAVLIFLAQLPQLTNVPPTVYVLAILSLAIIYILPRFTKAIPSPLVALAVMTLAAIALKLDVPTVGDMGELPTTLPLFALPQVPLTLDTLRIILPYSLTLAIVGLLASFLTASLVDELTDTPSNKNQEARGQGIANIVTAFFGGMAGCGMIGQSVINVQSGGRGRLSTLASGVFLLFAILFLQDWVKQMPMATLVAVMIMVSIGTFRWSSFKNIPRIPRSETAVMLTTMLVTIFTRNFALGVVTGIVMSTVFFSRKIAQLVIVDKVLSNDGSHRIYKVTGQIFFLSRDEFLESFDFTELVDRVTIDLTYAHLWDQGAVEVLDKAALKFRRNGAEVELIGLNEASATLLNKLAIHQKFNALKQ, encoded by the coding sequence TTGAACGGAACACTTCTGAGGCGAGAGTGGTTTTTTAACACTCGACAAGACATTATGGCAGGAACAGTCGTAGGGCTTGCCCTAATTCCGGAAGCGATCGCCTTTTCGATTATTGCTGGAGTTGATCCCAAAGTTGGACTTTATGCATCATTCATTATTGCAGTCATGACAGCGTTTTTAGGCGGTAGACCTGGCTCGATTTCTGCGGCTACAGGAGCTATGGCGCTGCTGATGATTGATTTGGTGCGAGATCATGGTTTGCAGTATTTATTCGCCGCTACCTTGTTAACAGGAGCCTTGCAAGTTGTGTTTGGGGTGCTAAAGCTGGGTCGCCAAATGCGGTATATTCCCAGAGCGGTGATGATTGGCTACATCAATGCACTAGCAGTATTAATTTTTCTCGCGCAGTTGCCCCAACTGACAAATGTGCCGCCAACTGTATATGTATTAGCTATTCTGTCGCTAGCGATTATTTATATTCTACCGCGCTTTACTAAAGCAATTCCCTCTCCCCTTGTCGCTTTAGCAGTGATGACTTTAGCTGCGATCGCTTTAAAACTAGATGTTCCCACTGTTGGAGATATGGGAGAGTTGCCCACTACTCTACCCTTGTTTGCTCTACCGCAAGTTCCGTTAACTTTAGACACATTAAGGATTATCCTGCCATATTCTTTGACTTTGGCGATCGTTGGTTTATTAGCTTCGTTCTTAACCGCCTCTTTAGTAGACGAACTCACTGATACCCCCAGTAATAAAAACCAAGAAGCCAGAGGACAAGGCATTGCTAATATCGTGACGGCATTTTTTGGGGGGATGGCTGGATGTGGCATGATTGGTCAATCGGTGATCAATGTGCAGTCTGGGGGACGCGGAAGACTGTCAACTCTTGCATCCGGCGTTTTTCTGTTGTTTGCCATTTTGTTTTTGCAAGATTGGGTTAAGCAAATGCCAATGGCGACGCTAGTAGCCGTCATGATCATGGTATCAATTGGTACATTTCGCTGGTCATCTTTTAAAAATATCCCGCGCATTCCCCGCAGCGAAACGGCTGTGATGTTGACGACGATGTTAGTCACAATTTTTACTCGTAATTTTGCTCTGGGTGTCGTGACAGGTATTGTTATGAGTACAGTATTCTTCTCGCGCAAGATTGCTCAGTTGGTAATTGTAGATAAAGTGCTGAGTAACGATGGCTCGCATCGCATCTACAAAGTTACCGGACAAATTTTCTTTTTATCGAGAGATGAGTTTCTAGAATCTTTTGATTTTACAGAACTAGTCGATCGCGTCACTATTGATTTAACTTATGCTCATTTGTGGGATCAAGGAGCAGTTGAGGTACTTGATAAAGCAGCACTTAAATTTCGCCGTAATGGAGCAGAAGTAGAGCTAATTGGATTGAATGAAGCTAGTGCTACCTTGCTTAATAAATTGGCAATTCATCAAAAATTCAATGCTCTGAAACAGTAG
- a CDS encoding universal stress protein: MKNILLCTDGSAFAEGVYRYGAWFAIQFNAHINVLSVTDIRTQKVTSTGNLSGSIGLGASEQLLNELVNLEHEKAKLNNQ; encoded by the coding sequence CTGAAAAATATTTTACTGTGTACTGATGGCTCTGCTTTTGCTGAAGGCGTTTATCGATATGGAGCTTGGTTTGCTATTCAATTTAATGCCCACATAAATGTTTTATCTGTAACAGATATTCGCACTCAAAAAGTCACTTCTACTGGCAATTTAAGCGGTAGTATTGGACTTGGTGCTTCAGAGCAATTACTTAACGAATTAGTGAACTTAGAACATGAAAAAGCCAAGCTGAACAATCAATGA
- a CDS encoding SDR family oxidoreductase, which produces MNYSAEIVKDYGLSNKVALVTGVSRIQGIGFAIARALAEAGANVFTTYYRPYDALMPWGSRDQEAEEIITMLQSYQVKAAGLEANLAESEIPKQLFEQVENLLGSVDILVNNAAYDEQVDIYSLSADLLDTHYAVNVRGTTLLCQEFAQRHDGRLGGRIINLTSGQSLAPMPENLPYAITKGAIEALTISLSASLAEKNITVNAVDPGATDTDWMSAEFRNQLAIKSPFGRVGTPEDAARVILFLASAQAQWITGQIIRSRGGL; this is translated from the coding sequence ATGAACTACAGTGCAGAAATAGTGAAAGATTACGGGTTATCTAATAAAGTGGCTTTAGTGACGGGAGTGAGTCGCATTCAAGGAATTGGCTTTGCGATCGCTCGTGCTTTAGCTGAAGCTGGGGCGAATGTTTTTACAACTTATTATCGTCCGTATGATGCTTTGATGCCTTGGGGAAGCCGCGATCAAGAAGCAGAAGAAATTATTACCATGCTGCAATCTTATCAAGTAAAAGCTGCTGGATTGGAAGCGAATCTTGCTGAATCAGAGATACCAAAACAATTATTTGAACAAGTAGAAAATTTACTGGGTTCGGTGGATATTTTGGTGAACAATGCAGCATACGATGAACAAGTTGATATCTACTCGCTATCTGCTGATTTACTTGATACACACTATGCAGTCAATGTACGGGGAACTACACTGTTGTGTCAAGAATTCGCACAGCGTCACGATGGACGGTTAGGGGGAAGAATCATTAATCTGACTTCTGGTCAGAGTTTAGCACCAATGCCAGAGAACCTCCCTTATGCAATTACGAAAGGCGCAATCGAGGCACTAACTATCAGTTTAAGCGCTAGCTTGGCAGAGAAAAATATTACGGTTAATGCAGTCGATCCTGGTGCAACAGATACGGATTGGATGAGTGCAGAATTTCGGAATCAACTTGCAATAAAATCGCCCTTTGGTCGTGTTGGTACACCAGAAGATGCAGCACGCGTTATTCTGTTTCTAGCTTCCGCGCAAGCACAATGGATTACCGGACAAATTATTCGTTCAAGGGGTGGATTGTAA
- a CDS encoding class I SAM-dependent methyltransferase, translating to MFLSDKTYESLSISALKLVSTSTLKLLNEAILFPLRRRYLTRILAPHLKNSKSVLDLGASDGKLAALLQNKLASQDVDTNFMGCDVHLQSETHIPVIRYNGHHLPFPDNSFDCVLIIDVLHHTEEALQVIQEAKRVANKYVLIKDHYWNTSKDFTSLKLADFIGNKPYDIHLPYQFLTEQNWHEMIETCQMNIVTSQKFRFNQLDPCKHILFKLEV from the coding sequence ATGTTTCTTTCTGATAAAACCTACGAAAGTCTTTCGATTTCTGCCCTCAAGCTTGTCTCTACTTCTACTCTAAAATTGCTCAATGAAGCTATCTTGTTTCCTCTCAGGCGTAGATATTTAACTCGGATTCTTGCCCCTCATCTCAAAAATAGTAAATCCGTACTAGATTTAGGTGCATCAGATGGAAAATTAGCTGCTTTATTACAGAACAAGCTAGCAAGCCAAGATGTAGATACCAATTTTATGGGATGTGACGTTCATCTCCAATCAGAAACGCATATCCCAGTTATCCGATACAATGGTCATCATTTACCGTTTCCAGATAACTCTTTTGATTGTGTTTTGATTATTGATGTACTTCATCATACGGAAGAAGCTTTACAAGTAATTCAAGAAGCAAAACGCGTTGCCAATAAATACGTTTTAATCAAAGATCACTATTGGAATACTTCTAAAGATTTTACAAGCTTAAAACTTGCTGATTTTATTGGTAACAAACCTTACGACATACATCTTCCGTATCAGTTTTTAACAGAACAAAACTGGCATGAGATGATTGAAACTTGTCAAATGAATATAGTTACAAGTCAAAAATTTCGGTTTAATCAACTCGATCCATGCAAGCATATTTTGTTTAAGCTAGAAGTCTAG
- a CDS encoding universal stress protein, producing the protein MILQNADKTLKNEGVEEFNLIHKTGFLGDFLDEFEDNSDLIVSGKQGESASAPGIGANVDQVIRSSRKPCLITPLKFQPIARILVAYDGSSSSKTILQFLGDFPSFQRLEIHLLMVVKNSSEPIVIARIREAQEWLQNAAYKPVCHVLTGEPEKAIANYITQQNISLLLMGAYGHSRIRHLAIGSTTTQILQSSSIPILLFR; encoded by the coding sequence TTGATTTTACAAAATGCTGATAAAACCCTCAAAAATGAGGGCGTAGAAGAATTTAATTTGATTCATAAAACAGGATTTTTAGGAGATTTTCTTGATGAATTTGAAGATAATTCAGATTTGATTGTGTCAGGCAAACAAGGAGAATCAGCATCTGCGCCTGGAATAGGGGCAAATGTAGATCAAGTTATTCGTAGCAGTCGTAAGCCCTGCTTAATTACTCCTCTTAAATTTCAACCGATCGCTCGCATCTTAGTTGCTTACGATGGAAGTTCAAGTAGCAAGACGATACTGCAATTTTTAGGAGATTTTCCTAGCTTTCAGCGTTTAGAGATACATCTACTCATGGTAGTTAAAAATAGCTCTGAACCAATAGTGATCGCCAGAATTAGGGAAGCCCAAGAATGGTTGCAAAATGCAGCATATAAGCCTGTTTGTCACGTTTTAACAGGAGAACCTGAAAAAGCGATCGCTAACTATATTACTCAACAAAATATTAGCCTTTTGTTGATGGGAGCTTATGGACATAGCCGCATTCGGCATCTAGCGATCGGTAGTACCACGACTCAAATATTGCAAAGTAGCAGCATTCCTATATTGCTATTTCGTTAA
- a CDS encoding SulP family inorganic anion transporter — translation MQVTNQIHFRNLQGDLLGGLTAAVVALPMALAFGIASGAGASAGLWGAILVGFFAALFGGTPSLISEPTGPMTVIVTAVIAGLTANNPENGLAMAFTVIMMGGVFQIIFGVLRLGRYITMLPYNVISGFMTGIGVILIFIQIAPFLGQETPKGGVIGVIQNLPTLITNINPWETMLGVITLAILFFYPAQLKKVVPPQLVALIIGTAISLIFLSGVEIRTIATIGEITPGLPQLQIPTFSPENLRLMFVNAVILGMVGSIDCLLTCLVSDSLTRTEHKSNKELIGQGVANLITGLCGGIAGSGATTATVVNIQAGGRTALSGISRALVLLIVVLWAAPLTSGIPLAVLAGIVLKVGINIIDWGFLKRVHKISWKAAGIVYSVVLLTVFVDLMVAVAVGVFIANILTIERLDQLQSNSVKAITDADDQIVLTAEEKQLLDLANGRVLLFHLSGPMIFGVAKAIAREHSAIANYDVLIVDLAEVPILGVTSSLAIENAIQEALDQGREVIVVGATGKVKRRLEKMGIVGLIPGQYWMGDRLTALQEGLAIVREKQSYHYDETNKPFSIS, via the coding sequence ATGCAAGTAACAAATCAAATTCATTTCCGTAACTTACAAGGAGATCTTCTAGGAGGATTAACGGCGGCGGTTGTTGCTTTACCAATGGCATTAGCTTTTGGTATTGCTTCGGGTGCAGGTGCTTCTGCTGGTTTGTGGGGTGCAATATTAGTCGGCTTTTTTGCTGCTTTGTTCGGTGGTACACCTAGTCTAATTTCTGAGCCAACGGGTCCAATGACGGTAATTGTTACCGCAGTCATTGCCGGATTAACAGCTAATAATCCTGAAAATGGTCTGGCAATGGCATTTACTGTCATCATGATGGGAGGAGTGTTTCAAATCATCTTTGGAGTATTGCGATTGGGGCGGTATATTACGATGTTGCCCTATAACGTAATTTCTGGATTTATGACAGGAATTGGTGTAATTCTGATCTTTATTCAAATTGCACCTTTTCTCGGACAAGAAACACCCAAGGGTGGAGTGATTGGCGTTATTCAGAACTTACCAACTCTGATAACTAATATTAATCCTTGGGAAACTATGTTAGGGGTAATAACTTTAGCAATTCTGTTCTTTTACCCTGCTCAACTTAAAAAAGTTGTTCCGCCGCAACTCGTTGCTTTAATAATTGGTACAGCAATTTCTTTGATCTTCTTGAGTGGTGTTGAAATTCGCACTATTGCCACAATTGGAGAAATTACCCCAGGCTTACCTCAACTACAAATTCCCACATTTAGCCCTGAAAATTTGCGGTTAATGTTTGTAAATGCAGTTATATTGGGCATGGTAGGTTCGATTGATTGCCTCTTAACGTGTCTAGTATCTGACAGTCTTACCCGCACTGAACACAAATCTAATAAGGAACTTATTGGTCAAGGAGTTGCTAATTTAATTACAGGTTTATGTGGTGGAATTGCTGGTTCTGGAGCAACCACGGCGACTGTAGTTAATATTCAAGCTGGTGGGCGTACTGCATTATCAGGTATTAGCCGAGCTTTAGTGCTTTTAATTGTGGTTTTGTGGGCAGCTCCCTTAACATCTGGTATTCCCTTAGCAGTCTTAGCTGGAATTGTCTTGAAAGTAGGAATTAACATTATCGATTGGGGCTTTCTCAAGCGGGTTCATAAAATCTCTTGGAAGGCAGCCGGAATTGTCTATAGTGTGGTATTGCTCACAGTATTTGTTGATTTGATGGTAGCTGTAGCTGTTGGGGTATTTATTGCTAATATCTTGACGATTGAGCGCCTCGACCAACTGCAATCCAATTCGGTAAAAGCGATTACTGACGCTGACGATCAAATTGTCCTCACTGCTGAAGAAAAGCAACTTTTGGATTTAGCTAATGGGCGCGTGTTACTGTTCCATCTGAGTGGACCGATGATTTTTGGTGTTGCTAAAGCTATTGCACGAGAACATAGTGCGATCGCCAATTATGATGTTTTAATTGTCGATTTAGCTGAAGTTCCTATCCTTGGTGTCACTTCTTCTTTGGCAATTGAAAATGCGATTCAAGAAGCACTCGATCAAGGACGAGAAGTGATAGTTGTTGGAGCAACAGGAAAAGTCAAACGGCGCTTGGAGAAGATGGGTATTGTTGGTTTAATTCCAGGACAGTACTGGATGGGCGATCGCCTGACTGCACTTCAAGAAGGGTTGGCGATTGTGCGAGAAAAGCAAAGCTATCACTATGATGAAACCAATAAGCCTTTTTCTATTTCTTAA
- a CDS encoding DUF4332 domain-containing protein — protein sequence MQNLDRFPQSKVISKNWQISKLPGLNAQEQAQLAQLGVSTTLQLLQQCQTTTQRQALATQLRVRVETVNKWVALANLARIPSVGCQYCGVLLHIGIISVAQLAQTPLHQLHQQVLRLQVTTTQRRDLCPSRSEMQVWINQARSLASHL from the coding sequence ATGCAAAACTTAGACCGTTTTCCTCAAAGTAAAGTTATTTCTAAAAATTGGCAAATCAGTAAACTCCCAGGATTAAACGCGCAAGAACAAGCACAACTTGCACAACTCGGTGTCTCTACAACACTGCAACTATTACAACAATGTCAAACTACTACTCAACGACAAGCATTAGCAACACAGCTACGCGTAAGAGTTGAAACTGTCAACAAATGGGTAGCTTTAGCAAATTTAGCGCGAATTCCTAGTGTTGGCTGTCAATATTGTGGAGTATTACTGCACATAGGAATTATCTCAGTTGCCCAACTCGCGCAAACTCCACTGCATCAGTTACATCAACAAGTTTTGCGATTGCAAGTTACCACAACTCAACGTCGCGATTTGTGTCCTTCTCGAAGTGAAATGCAAGTATGGATTAACCAAGCGCGATCGCTTGCCTCGCATTTGTAA
- a CDS encoding 2Fe-2S ferredoxin, with translation MTTTPLFLRNTWYYALPGEQLKLGQTLSKTLLSEPIVFSRDCSGIVCAKRDETKSYPTCEVQGNIWIYMSDSDSQPQESVPQVPGFENQSYQAVETIRFPCDVDHAVVGLIDPAHIAFVHQAWWWRSPQILNEVIKSFEPSLYGFTMQRHPLEQQTFFYRLVGRNPHIEISFQLPGIRIEQVTTEKHKVCNLTAITPISDTETEETTIFYTTLAWFPLLKPLLLSFTRSFLNQDREILIKQQMGLQHDPPLTLVGDADAQSRWYYRLKAEFARSQMQGRPFVNPIKAQTLHWRS, from the coding sequence ATGACGACAACACCTTTGTTTTTAAGAAATACTTGGTATTATGCCCTACCAGGTGAGCAGCTTAAGCTTGGACAAACACTTTCCAAAACTCTCTTAAGTGAGCCAATCGTTTTTAGTCGAGATTGTTCAGGTATAGTCTGTGCAAAACGAGACGAAACCAAAAGTTATCCAACGTGCGAGGTGCAAGGAAATATCTGGATTTATATGTCAGATAGTGACTCCCAGCCTCAAGAATCAGTTCCCCAAGTTCCTGGTTTTGAAAATCAATCTTACCAAGCTGTCGAGACAATCCGTTTTCCTTGTGATGTCGATCATGCTGTAGTGGGGTTAATCGACCCTGCACATATTGCTTTTGTTCATCAGGCGTGGTGGTGGCGATCGCCTCAAATACTCAATGAAGTAATTAAATCCTTTGAGCCATCGTTGTATGGTTTTACTATGCAACGGCATCCACTAGAACAACAAACTTTTTTCTATCGCTTGGTTGGGCGCAATCCCCATATCGAAATTTCATTTCAGCTACCAGGAATTCGGATTGAGCAAGTAACTACTGAAAAGCATAAGGTTTGCAACTTAACCGCAATTACTCCGATTTCAGACACTGAAACTGAGGAAACAACTATTTTTTATACAACTTTAGCGTGGTTTCCTCTTCTCAAACCATTGTTGCTATCGTTTACTCGCAGTTTTCTCAATCAAGATCGAGAAATTTTGATTAAACAACAAATGGGCTTGCAACACGATCCACCCTTAACTTTAGTTGGAGATGCCGATGCTCAATCTCGTTGGTATTACAGATTAAAAGCAGAATTTGCACGTTCTCAAATGCAGGGACGTCCTTTTGTTAACCCAATTAAAGCGCAGACACTTCATTGGCGTAGTTAG
- the prfC gene encoding peptide chain release factor 3 produces MKLKVQPAQVQNNLLSEQLVWEVSRRRNFAIISHPDAGKTTLTEKLLLYGGAIQEAGAVKAKKAQRSATSDWMAMEQQRGISITSTVLQFEYREHLLNLLDTPGHQDFSEDTYRTLAAADNAVMLIDAAKGLETQTRKLFEVCRMRQLPIFTFINKLDRPSLTPLELIDEIEQELGLTTYVVNWSIGTGDQFRGVFDRRQQRIHLFQKTAAHGSKKAADTVISLGDPRLESLLEPELYHQLKEDLELLDGIGSELDIEAIHQGKLTPVFFGSAMNNFGVELFLEAFLDYALEPTAHESNQGEIPPTYPEFSGFVFKLQANMDPKHRDRVAFLRVCSGKFEKDMVVTHARTGKTIRLSHPQKLFAQDRETVEVAYAGDVVGLNNPGSFAISDTVCVGERVRYPDIPSFSPEMFAFLKNADPTKYKNFNKGVSELQEEGAIQILNSTDESKRDPILAAIGQLQFEVVQFRLLNEYSVETRLEILPYSVAQWVTDGWEALEKVGRLFNTFVAKDRWNRPVLLFKNQWNLEQIIADHPDLELSPIALPPVTS; encoded by the coding sequence ATGAAATTAAAGGTGCAACCTGCACAGGTGCAGAACAATTTACTTTCTGAGCAACTCGTTTGGGAAGTCAGCCGTCGTCGCAATTTTGCTATTATTTCTCACCCAGACGCAGGTAAAACGACTCTCACTGAGAAACTTTTGTTATATGGTGGTGCTATCCAAGAAGCGGGAGCCGTTAAAGCAAAAAAGGCACAGCGTAGTGCCACATCTGACTGGATGGCGATGGAGCAACAACGGGGAATCTCTATCACATCCACTGTGTTGCAGTTTGAGTATCGAGAACATTTACTAAATTTGTTGGATACTCCAGGACACCAAGATTTCAGTGAAGATACTTATCGCACCCTCGCCGCTGCGGATAATGCTGTCATGCTCATTGATGCGGCAAAAGGTTTAGAAACGCAGACACGCAAGCTGTTTGAAGTGTGTCGAATGCGTCAACTGCCTATTTTCACCTTCATTAACAAGCTTGATCGCCCTAGCTTAACTCCACTAGAACTTATTGATGAAATTGAGCAAGAATTAGGGTTAACTACTTACGTCGTCAACTGGTCCATTGGCACAGGCGATCAATTTCGAGGTGTCTTTGATCGGCGTCAACAGCGCATTCATTTATTTCAGAAAACAGCCGCACACGGTAGTAAAAAAGCTGCTGATACCGTAATTTCTCTGGGAGATCCTCGTCTTGAATCATTACTGGAACCAGAGTTGTATCATCAACTCAAAGAAGATTTGGAACTACTCGATGGTATTGGTTCCGAATTGGATATAGAAGCAATTCATCAAGGTAAGCTGACACCTGTATTTTTTGGTAGTGCCATGAATAACTTTGGTGTGGAGTTGTTTTTGGAAGCATTTTTAGATTATGCCCTGGAACCGACTGCCCATGAAAGTAATCAAGGTGAAATTCCGCCTACATATCCAGAATTTTCGGGATTTGTCTTTAAGTTACAGGCAAACATGGATCCCAAACACCGCGATCGCGTCGCCTTTTTACGGGTGTGTTCTGGTAAGTTTGAAAAAGACATGGTAGTGACTCATGCCCGTACGGGTAAGACTATTCGTCTATCACATCCGCAAAAGCTATTTGCTCAAGACCGAGAAACCGTTGAAGTTGCTTATGCTGGAGATGTTGTGGGTTTGAATAACCCTGGTAGTTTTGCGATCAGCGATACTGTTTGTGTAGGAGAAAGAGTAAGGTATCCTGATATTCCTTCCTTCTCACCAGAAATGTTTGCTTTCCTCAAAAACGCCGATCCAACAAAATATAAAAACTTCAATAAAGGCGTATCTGAATTGCAAGAAGAAGGCGCGATTCAAATTCTTAACTCAACTGATGAGAGTAAGCGCGATCCAATTTTGGCAGCAATTGGACAACTTCAGTTTGAGGTCGTACAGTTTCGGTTGCTGAATGAGTATAGTGTGGAAACTCGCCTAGAAATTTTGCCGTACTCAGTGGCGCAATGGGTTACGGATGGTTGGGAAGCCTTAGAGAAAGTAGGTCGCTTGTTTAATACCTTTGTAGCAAAAGACCGTTGGAATCGCCCTGTGCTGTTGTTTAAAAATCAGTGGAATTTAGAGCAAATAATCGCAGATCATCCTGATTTAGAGTTGAGTCCAATTGCTCTACCTCCAGTGACAAGCTAG